Proteins co-encoded in one Methanotorris formicicus Mc-S-70 genomic window:
- a CDS encoding formylmethanofuran dehydrogenase subunit B: MEEVKNVVCPFCGTLCDDIICYVKDNHIVGTKNACRIGHSKFTHRDGAVRYTEPLMRENKKDDFKKVDWDTAIEKTGEILVNAKRPILYGFSATECHAHAYGMKLAEMVGGVVSNTAEVCHGPSVWALQDVGYPICTLGEVKNRADVVIYWGCNPMHAHPRHLGRYGVFARGFFRERGRSDRTLIVVDPRKTDTAKLADIHLQVEQHRDYELISAMRAALKGFKLGVDKVAGIPVETIYEAVDILKNAQFGILFFGMGVTQSKSKHRNIDNAIQLIIDLNAYTKFSLIPMRGHYNVNGFNQVCTWISGFPLCVDYSRGYPRFNPGDTSVTDLLMRKEADVMLNIASDPGAHFPNKAVERMAEIPLIAIEPHRTPTTELANIILPPAIAGVECEGTAYRMDGIPIELKRVIEPPEDVLPDREILKRIISKVEELL, encoded by the coding sequence ATGGAAGAAGTAAAAAATGTTGTATGTCCATTTTGTGGGACATTGTGTGATGACATAATATGCTATGTTAAAGATAACCACATAGTTGGAACAAAAAACGCATGCAGAATTGGGCACAGCAAATTCACCCATAGAGATGGAGCAGTTAGATATACAGAGCCGTTAATGAGGGAGAATAAAAAAGATGACTTCAAAAAAGTGGATTGGGATACGGCAATAGAAAAAACAGGAGAGATATTGGTAAATGCTAAAAGACCAATATTATATGGATTTTCAGCAACTGAATGTCATGCACATGCGTATGGAATGAAGTTGGCTGAAATGGTTGGAGGAGTTGTTAGTAACACAGCAGAGGTTTGCCATGGACCGAGTGTTTGGGCACTGCAGGATGTTGGTTATCCAATCTGCACATTGGGGGAGGTAAAGAACAGGGCGGATGTTGTAATATATTGGGGATGCAATCCTATGCACGCACACCCAAGACATTTGGGTAGGTATGGAGTATTTGCAAGAGGATTTTTCAGGGAGAGGGGAAGAAGCGATAGAACCTTGATAGTTGTTGACCCAAGGAAAACAGATACTGCAAAATTGGCAGATATCCACTTACAGGTTGAGCAACATAGAGATTATGAGTTAATAAGTGCAATGAGGGCAGCATTGAAAGGGTTCAAATTAGGGGTTGATAAAGTTGCAGGGATTCCAGTAGAGACAATCTATGAAGCAGTTGATATTCTTAAAAATGCCCAATTTGGAATCCTATTCTTTGGTATGGGTGTCACTCAATCAAAAAGCAAGCATAGAAACATTGACAATGCCATCCAATTAATTATCGACTTAAATGCCTACACAAAATTCTCGCTCATTCCAATGAGGGGACATTACAATGTAAATGGATTCAACCAAGTGTGCACATGGATTTCTGGCTTTCCATTGTGTGTTGATTACTCAAGGGGCTACCCAAGATTCAACCCAGGAGATACGAGTGTAACTGATTTACTAATGAGAAAGGAGGCAGATGTCATGCTCAACATTGCCTCTGACCCTGGAGCACACTTCCCAAATAAAGCAGTGGAGAGAATGGCAGAAATCCCACTAATAGCAATAGAGCCTCACAGAACCCCAACAACAGAATTGGCAAACATCATCCTCCCTCCAGCAATTGCAGGAGTGGAATGTGAAGGAACTGCTTATAGAATGGATGGCATTCCAATCGAATTGAAAAGGGTTATTGAACCTCCTGAAGACGTTTTACCTGATAGAGAAATCCTAAAAAGAATTATTAGCAAGGTTGAGGAACTCCTATAA
- a CDS encoding molybdopterin oxidoreductase family protein — MRVVHTICPGCSVGCGIDLIVKDDKVVGTYPYKRHPINEGKNCLNGKNSYKIIYHEKRLKKPLVKKNGKFVEVDWDEVLELIAGKLKNYNKEDIAFIASGRCTNEDNYALKKFADSLGAKIGHCICCSPKVNYSEISVSIEDVENAKSIIIIGDVFEENPLIGRRVVKAKEKGAKITIFNTEEKEILKLNADEFIKVDDYSKVEINADEDTIVIINAPMGDVGEIIKVVEEKGGKALPVAKHCNTVGATLIGIPALGRDEYIDLLKNSKCIYIMGENPALCDGNSLDNAEFLVVQDIIMSETAELADVVLPSACWAEKDGTFTNTERKTQKINKAVNPPGEALDDWRIIKNLAEKMGIDLGFDSIDDIQKNLQF, encoded by the coding sequence GTGAGGGTTGTTCATACCATTTGTCCTGGTTGTAGTGTAGGGTGTGGGATAGACCTAATTGTCAAGGATGATAAGGTCGTGGGAACTTACCCATACAAGAGGCATCCAATAAATGAAGGAAAAAACTGTCTAAATGGAAAAAACTCCTACAAAATAATCTATCATGAGAAGAGATTAAAAAAGCCATTGGTTAAGAAAAATGGAAAATTTGTTGAAGTTGATTGGGATGAGGTTCTGGAGTTAATTGCAGGGAAGTTAAAAAATTACAACAAAGAGGATATAGCTTTTATTGCCTCTGGAAGATGTACAAATGAAGATAACTATGCATTAAAAAAATTTGCAGATAGTTTAGGGGCTAAGATTGGGCATTGCATCTGCTGTTCTCCAAAGGTTAATTATTCAGAGATATCTGTAAGTATTGAGGATGTTGAAAATGCAAAAAGTATCATAATCATTGGCGATGTTTTTGAGGAAAATCCGCTGATTGGGAGAAGAGTGGTTAAGGCAAAAGAAAAAGGGGCTAAAATAACAATCTTCAACACAGAAGAAAAAGAAATTTTAAAATTAAATGCTGATGAGTTTATAAAGGTTGACGATTATTCAAAAGTTGAAATAAACGCTGATGAAGATACCATTGTAATAATAAATGCCCCAATGGGGGATGTTGGTGAAATTATCAAAGTCGTTGAAGAGAAAGGAGGCAAAGCTTTACCAGTTGCAAAGCACTGCAACACAGTTGGGGCAACACTTATTGGAATACCTGCTTTGGGTAGGGATGAATATATAGATCTATTAAAAAATTCAAAATGCATCTATATAATGGGGGAAAATCCTGCATTATGTGATGGAAATTCATTAGATAATGCTGAATTTTTGGTTGTTCAAGATATTATAATGAGTGAAACTGCAGAACTTGCTGATGTGGTGTTGCCTTCTGCATGCTGGGCAGAAAAAGATGGAACATTCACAAATACAGAGAGAAAAACACAAAAAATAAATAAAGCAGTAAATCCACCAGGAGAGGCTTTAGATGATTGGAGAATAATAAAGAATCTTGCTGAAAAAATGGGGATTGATTTAGGATTTGATTCAATTGATGACATCCAAAAGAATCTCCAATTTTAA
- a CDS encoding Coenzyme F420 hydrogenase/dehydrogenase, beta subunit C-terminal domain: MDKYVLVQASDEKILKHAECGGAVTALFKYLLDKKLVDGVLALKKGDDLYDGIPAFITNSEELIETAGSLHCAPTNFGKLIKNYLADKKIAVSVKPCDAMAIRELAKLNQINLDNVYMIGLNCGGTISPITAMKMIKLFYEVDPKDVVKEEIDKGKFIIELKNGEHKAVKIHELEEKGFGRRKNCQRCELKIPRNADLACGNWGAEPGWTFVEICSEKGKKLIENAEKEGYIKTKKPSDKGIEIRAKIEESMIKLAKGFQKKHLEEEYPDLERWQEYWNRCIKCYGCRDACPICFCRECRLEADYLDEKGKIPPDPVMFQGIRLSHVSQSCINCGQCEDVCPMEIPLAYIFHRMQLKLRDIYGYIPGIDDKMPPLFDFE, translated from the coding sequence ATGGATAAATACGTTTTAGTTCAGGCATCTGATGAGAAAATTTTAAAGCATGCAGAATGTGGTGGAGCAGTAACTGCATTATTCAAATACCTACTGGATAAAAAACTCGTTGATGGTGTCTTAGCATTAAAGAAAGGAGATGATCTCTATGATGGGATTCCAGCATTCATAACGAATTCGGAAGAACTAATTGAGACTGCTGGTTCTCTACACTGTGCTCCAACGAATTTTGGGAAGTTGATAAAGAACTACTTAGCAGATAAAAAGATTGCAGTCTCTGTTAAACCATGCGATGCTATGGCAATAAGGGAATTGGCGAAGTTGAACCAGATCAACTTAGATAACGTCTATATGATCGGTTTGAACTGCGGAGGAACCATTAGTCCAATTACAGCGATGAAGATGATTAAACTATTTTATGAGGTAGATCCTAAGGATGTTGTGAAGGAGGAAATCGATAAAGGAAAATTCATCATCGAGTTAAAAAATGGGGAACATAAGGCAGTAAAAATCCATGAGTTGGAAGAAAAAGGTTTTGGAAGGAGGAAGAACTGCCAAAGATGCGAATTAAAAATCCCAAGAAATGCGGATTTAGCATGTGGAAACTGGGGGGCAGAACCAGGATGGACGTTCGTTGAAATCTGCTCAGAGAAAGGGAAAAAACTCATTGAAAATGCTGAAAAAGAAGGTTATATAAAAACTAAAAAGCCTTCTGACAAAGGTATTGAAATTAGAGCGAAGATAGAAGAGAGCATGATCAAACTCGCTAAAGGTTTCCAGAAAAAGCACCTTGAGGAGGAATATCCAGACCTTGAAAGATGGCAAGAGTATTGGAATAGATGCATTAAGTGTTATGGCTGTAGAGATGCTTGTCCAATCTGTTTCTGTAGAGAGTGTAGATTGGAGGCGGATTACCTCGATGAAAAAGGCAAAATTCCTCCAGATCCAGTAATGTTTCAGGGTATTAGGTTGTCCCACGTCTCCCAAAGTTGTATAAACTGCGGGCAATGCGAAGACGTCTGTCCAATGGAAATTCCACTCGCATACATATTCCACAGAATGCAGTTGAAACTCAGAGATATCTATGGATATATTCCAGGGATTGATGACAAGATGCCACCATTGTTTGATTTTGAATAA
- the pdxT gene encoding pyridoxal 5'-phosphate synthase glutaminase subunit PdxT, giving the protein MIIGVLGIQGAIEEHEEAIKKAGYETKRVRFVEDLKDIDALIIPGGESTTMGKLMVKYGFIDALKNSDLPILGTCAGMVLLSKGTGKEQPLLGLMNITIKRNAYGSQRESFEKDLEMKGIGKIHAVFIRAPVVDRILSDDVEILAMDDDKIVGVREGKYMGLSFHPELSEDGYKVYKYFVENVVKK; this is encoded by the coding sequence TTGATAATTGGTGTTTTGGGAATTCAGGGGGCTATTGAAGAACACGAAGAAGCTATAAAAAAAGCAGGTTATGAAACGAAAAGAGTTAGATTTGTTGAAGATTTAAAAGACATAGATGCATTAATCATCCCTGGTGGGGAAAGCACAACGATGGGTAAGTTAATGGTTAAGTATGGGTTTATAGATGCATTAAAGAATTCTGATTTGCCAATATTAGGAACCTGTGCGGGTATGGTTCTCTTATCAAAAGGAACTGGTAAAGAACAGCCATTGTTAGGGTTGATGAACATAACCATAAAAAGAAATGCCTATGGAAGTCAAAGAGAAAGTTTTGAAAAAGACCTTGAGATGAAAGGCATTGGAAAAATCCACGCTGTATTTATAAGAGCACCAGTGGTTGATAGGATATTGAGTGATGATGTTGAGATTCTTGCAATGGATGATGACAAAATCGTTGGTGTTAGGGAGGGTAAATATATGGGACTGTCCTTCCACCCAGAACTTTCAGAGGATGGATATAAAGTCTATAAGTATTTTGTAGAGAATGTTGTTAAAAAATAA